The following proteins come from a genomic window of Pseudomonas putida:
- a CDS encoding biotin/lipoyl-binding protein: MLPALRADLQLSPAAPALDGAPQWTLADPLRGRYFKLGAAAVRLLRHWPLGEPQRVLAAANAEPGLPLDTQAVEDLLAFLGHHDLLSANDPKQRQSYAVKAAASQQGLWHKALHQYLFFRIPLWRPDAFLNRTWPLLERHGGWLLRVGLPALLVLGLFLVIRDWSRFIATFPHLFSLGGMLAFGLALAFAKLCHEFGHAYMAKRAGCRVQSMGLAFMVLLPMFYTDVSDAWRVSDRRSRLLIDAGGVFAELVLAVLALLAWSLLPDGPLRTAAFMLASATWITTLLVNLNPFMRFDGYFLVSDLLGVENLQQRAFALCRWRLREALFGYGETMPEPWPPVMRQRLLIWGYGAWVWRALLFFGIALAVYHLFFKVLGIFLMLVELVWFIGLPVCKELQQWWLRRDQAQPRKALGLGLGLMLLLALLAVPWRGAVEVPAMLEASRVSALHAPVAARVKQLQVHDGQTVAQGQLLLELESPDLDSRLKIVRREIETLQLLLRRQAGRSATASDAGVLEQQLAEAVAEYRGLAAQRERLQLRAPGAGVWRDMPRDLQAGQWVNTGQALGRVVEPGVRLRGYLGEADLWRVAAGSEGRFIADDPARAALPVRVEQVDATGVAALELQALASDRHGPVAVRRDGQQRAQPLQAQYGVRLSPLTDVADVAQPLRGVVVLEGARESLLGAAWRRLAALGVRESGF; the protein is encoded by the coding sequence ATGTTGCCGGCGCTGCGTGCGGACCTGCAGCTCTCGCCAGCGGCACCGGCGTTGGACGGTGCCCCGCAATGGACCTTGGCCGACCCGTTGCGCGGCCGTTATTTCAAGCTCGGCGCGGCTGCGGTGCGTTTGCTTCGCCACTGGCCGCTGGGTGAGCCGCAACGGGTGCTGGCAGCTGCCAATGCCGAGCCGGGCCTGCCCCTGGATACTCAGGCGGTAGAGGACCTACTGGCGTTTCTCGGCCACCACGACCTGCTCAGCGCCAACGATCCCAAGCAGCGCCAGAGCTATGCCGTGAAGGCCGCCGCCAGCCAACAGGGCCTGTGGCACAAAGCGTTGCACCAGTACCTGTTCTTCCGCATCCCGCTGTGGCGCCCGGATGCCTTCCTCAACCGTACCTGGCCGCTGCTCGAGCGCCATGGTGGCTGGCTGCTGCGCGTTGGCCTGCCGGCGCTGCTGGTGCTTGGCCTGTTCCTGGTGATTCGTGACTGGTCGCGCTTCATCGCCACGTTCCCGCACCTGTTCAGCCTCGGCGGCATGCTCGCCTTTGGCCTGGCCCTGGCTTTCGCCAAGCTTTGCCACGAGTTCGGCCATGCCTACATGGCCAAGCGCGCGGGCTGTCGTGTGCAGAGCATGGGGCTGGCGTTCATGGTACTGCTGCCGATGTTCTACACCGATGTCAGCGACGCCTGGCGCGTCAGCGACCGGCGCTCACGGCTGCTGATAGATGCAGGTGGCGTATTCGCCGAGCTGGTACTGGCGGTGTTGGCACTGCTGGCCTGGTCGCTGCTGCCCGATGGGCCGCTACGCACCGCAGCGTTCATGCTGGCCAGTGCCACGTGGATCACTACCTTGCTGGTCAACCTCAACCCGTTCATGCGCTTTGACGGGTACTTTCTGGTCAGTGACCTGTTAGGCGTGGAAAACCTGCAGCAACGCGCGTTTGCCCTGTGCCGGTGGCGCTTGCGCGAGGCGTTGTTCGGCTATGGCGAGACGATGCCCGAGCCGTGGCCACCGGTAATGCGCCAGCGCCTGCTGATATGGGGCTATGGCGCCTGGGTCTGGCGTGCGCTGTTGTTCTTTGGTATCGCCCTGGCGGTGTATCACCTGTTCTTCAAGGTGCTGGGCATCTTCCTCATGCTGGTGGAACTGGTGTGGTTCATCGGCTTGCCGGTATGCAAGGAGCTGCAGCAGTGGTGGCTGCGCCGTGACCAGGCCCAGCCGCGCAAGGCGCTGGGGCTTGGCCTGGGGTTGATGCTGCTGCTGGCGCTGCTGGCCGTGCCTTGGCGCGGTGCAGTGGAGGTGCCGGCGATGCTCGAGGCGTCGCGGGTGAGTGCCTTGCATGCACCTGTGGCGGCGCGAGTGAAGCAGTTGCAGGTGCACGATGGCCAGACGGTCGCTCAGGGGCAGTTGCTGCTGGAGCTGGAATCGCCGGACCTGGATTCGCGCCTGAAGATCGTGCGCCGCGAAATAGAAACTCTGCAGTTGCTGTTACGCCGTCAGGCCGGGCGCAGCGCTACCGCCAGCGATGCCGGGGTGCTCGAGCAGCAACTGGCCGAGGCAGTGGCCGAGTACCGTGGCCTTGCCGCGCAGCGTGAACGCTTGCAATTGCGCGCGCCGGGTGCGGGAGTGTGGCGCGACATGCCCAGGGACCTGCAGGCGGGGCAGTGGGTCAATACAGGCCAGGCCCTGGGGCGGGTCGTCGAACCGGGGGTGCGCCTGCGTGGTTACTTGGGCGAGGCCGATTTGTGGCGCGTGGCGGCTGGCAGTGAAGGGCGCTTCATTGCCGATGACCCGGCTCGGGCGGCGTTGCCCGTGCGTGTGGAGCAGGTGGATGCTACCGGGGTTGCCGCGCTGGAACTGCAGGCGCTGGCGTCTGACCGGCATGGCCCGGTGGCCGTGCGCCGCGATGGCCAACAGCGGGCCCAGCCGCTGCAGGCGCAGTACGGGGTGCGCCTGAGCCCGCTGACGGATGTGGCTGATGTGGCCCAGCCGTTGCGTGGGGTGGTGGTGCTCGAGGGTGCCCGCGAGTCGCTGCTGGGCGCTGCCTGGCGCCGGTTGGCGGCCTTGGGAGTGCGCGAGAGTGGTTTCTAG
- a CDS encoding efflux RND transporter periplasmic adaptor subunit, giving the protein MLHLPLALANEAPGDPLLDTPSVGNTGAEHSARGVLRARHQAVLASELAGRIVEMPYADGEAFKKGSTLARFDCSAYQAQLNAAQAAVRASREELNHNRQLAALKSVGQFEVSLAEAKQAQAQAEAQVYQVQVKRCVVTAPFDGRVVQRRAQPHESVANGAPLVEVVDNRSLEIQLLVPSRWLARLKPGQSFQFTPDETGQPLGATVKRVGARIDEGSQTLLLIGELPTDTHGLLAGMSGTASFAQQP; this is encoded by the coding sequence ATGTTGCACCTGCCACTGGCGCTGGCCAATGAAGCACCAGGCGACCCGCTGCTGGACACGCCGAGCGTCGGTAACACGGGCGCCGAGCACAGCGCCCGTGGCGTGTTGCGCGCGCGTCACCAGGCAGTGCTGGCCAGTGAGCTGGCCGGGCGTATCGTCGAAATGCCTTATGCTGATGGCGAGGCCTTCAAGAAGGGCAGCACCCTGGCGCGCTTCGACTGCTCGGCCTACCAGGCCCAGCTCAATGCCGCTCAAGCGGCGGTGCGCGCAAGCCGCGAAGAGCTCAACCACAACCGTCAACTGGCCGCATTGAAATCGGTGGGGCAGTTCGAGGTATCGCTGGCTGAGGCCAAGCAAGCCCAGGCCCAGGCCGAAGCCCAGGTCTACCAAGTGCAGGTCAAGCGCTGTGTGGTCACTGCCCCGTTCGACGGGCGAGTGGTACAACGCCGTGCCCAGCCTCACGAAAGCGTCGCCAACGGCGCACCGCTGGTGGAGGTGGTGGACAATCGTTCGCTGGAAATCCAGCTGCTGGTGCCTTCGCGCTGGCTGGCCAGGCTCAAGCCTGGGCAAAGCTTTCAGTTCACCCCGGATGAAACCGGTCAGCCGCTTGGCGCCACGGTCAAGCGTGTGGGCGCGCGAATCGATGAAGGCAGCCAGACGCTGCTGCTGATCGGCGAACTGCCCACCGACACCCACGGTTTGCTGGCGGGCATGAGCGGTACGGCCAGCTTTGCGCAGCAGCCATGA
- a CDS encoding efflux RND transporter periplasmic adaptor subunit → MTAAAHGTAERAFALFLGLQRQARQATSTEQLAYAMVNDGQAMFGFRHAALLIAGKVQALTGISVVEANAPFVAFVERAVGKLQAAGFAGQAGEVEPSVLDAQTLADWQALSAGQAFWLPLHDRKGEAFGGLWLAREQAFNAAEQALLVQLGETYAHAWQALNPVRPWRLRWPRRRLLAVLAAALLLLLLPVRQSVLAPAEVVPRGGWVVAAPLDGVVAEFLVKPNQRVTAGDLLVRFDATALKAQADVAARTLGVAEAELKVSAQRAFTDADSSARLDLLAARVEQKRAELDYAHQLLARSEIRAERDGIAVFADAERWTGKPVQTGERLMQLADPVQAELRLELPVGDAIALQPGAEVALFLDSDPLHRHVAQLERAAYEAQTNAAGQLAYRLDATFVEASPRIGLRGTAKLYGERAPLAYYLLRRPLAALRQGLGL, encoded by the coding sequence ATGACCGCCGCTGCCCATGGTACGGCGGAGCGGGCCTTCGCCTTGTTTCTGGGGCTGCAGCGCCAGGCGCGCCAGGCCACCAGTACCGAGCAGCTGGCGTATGCCATGGTCAACGACGGCCAGGCGATGTTTGGTTTTCGCCATGCCGCGTTACTGATCGCCGGCAAGGTGCAGGCGCTGACAGGCATCAGCGTGGTGGAAGCCAATGCACCGTTCGTGGCGTTTGTCGAACGTGCCGTGGGCAAGTTGCAGGCAGCGGGTTTCGCCGGGCAGGCCGGCGAGGTCGAGCCAAGCGTGCTGGATGCCCAGACACTCGCCGACTGGCAGGCGTTGTCGGCTGGGCAAGCCTTCTGGTTGCCATTGCACGACCGCAAGGGTGAGGCCTTCGGCGGCTTGTGGCTGGCCCGCGAGCAGGCGTTCAACGCCGCCGAGCAGGCCTTGCTGGTGCAGTTGGGGGAAACTTATGCGCATGCCTGGCAGGCGCTGAACCCGGTGCGCCCGTGGCGCCTGCGCTGGCCGCGGCGGCGCTTGCTGGCGGTGCTGGCGGCCGCGCTGCTGTTGCTTTTGCTGCCGGTGCGCCAGTCGGTGCTGGCGCCGGCCGAGGTGGTGCCGCGCGGTGGCTGGGTGGTGGCGGCGCCGCTGGACGGGGTGGTGGCCGAGTTCCTGGTCAAACCCAACCAGCGTGTGACAGCGGGGGATTTGCTGGTGCGCTTTGATGCCACCGCCCTCAAGGCCCAGGCCGATGTCGCCGCACGCACCTTGGGCGTGGCGGAGGCCGAACTCAAGGTCAGTGCCCAGCGCGCCTTTACCGATGCCGACTCTAGCGCGCGCCTGGACTTGCTGGCCGCACGCGTCGAACAGAAACGCGCCGAACTCGACTATGCCCACCAGTTGCTGGCGCGCAGCGAGATCCGCGCCGAACGTGACGGCATCGCTGTGTTCGCCGATGCCGAGCGCTGGACTGGCAAACCGGTGCAGACCGGCGAGCGGCTGATGCAACTGGCCGACCCAGTGCAGGCCGAACTGCGCCTGGAGTTGCCGGTCGGCGATGCCATCGCCCTGCAGCCGGGGGCCGAGGTGGCGCTGTTCCTTGACAGTGACCCACTGCATCGGCACGTGGCGCAGCTTGAACGTGCTGCCTACGAGGCGCAAACCAACGCCGCCGGGCAGCTTGCCTACCGGCTGGATGCGACCTTCGTCGAGGCCTCACCACGCATCGGCCTGCGCGGTACGGCAAAGCTGTACGGCGAACGCGCGCCATTGGCCTATTACCTGCTGCGCCGGCCTCTGGCGGCCCTGCGCCAAGGGCTGGGCCTGTAA
- a CDS encoding sulfotransferase family protein has translation MANLNAPGGFHGWMPIRLWRDKAEWRLDWCWFGQQPLTRPFFRDDVDQALRLPFNQALRRDTNLQALLDWQVRSPGLEPSVLVFHASRCGSTLIAQLLASQARNIVLSEPPPLDNLLRASLQDPGAKDWQAEGVRALLSAYGQRRQGDERQLVIKLDAWNVFEAPLLAELYPEVPRVFLYRDPLEIVVSQLRQAGMHRVPGLLGASALDTLLGSGKGMDTVQYTCRVVGEILKAGLQLCREHGGIAVNYSELPEAIWGRLAPVFGVMPSDVPRLREVAAFDAKQPGMNFSADSQRKRAQASEQVLEGVRKWALEPYKCLEFIRLHNA, from the coding sequence ATGGCGAATCTGAATGCGCCAGGCGGTTTTCACGGCTGGATGCCCATTCGCCTGTGGCGTGACAAGGCTGAGTGGCGCCTGGACTGGTGCTGGTTTGGCCAGCAGCCCCTGACCAGGCCGTTTTTCCGAGACGACGTCGATCAGGCGTTACGCCTGCCGTTCAACCAGGCCCTGCGCCGCGACACCAACTTGCAGGCACTGTTGGACTGGCAAGTGCGCAGCCCAGGCCTGGAACCTTCGGTGCTGGTGTTCCATGCCTCGCGATGTGGCTCCACGCTGATCGCACAACTGTTGGCCAGCCAGGCGCGCAACATCGTTCTCAGCGAGCCGCCACCCCTGGACAACCTGCTGAGGGCATCGCTGCAGGACCCAGGCGCCAAGGACTGGCAGGCCGAAGGCGTGCGCGCACTGCTTTCAGCCTACGGCCAGCGGCGCCAGGGCGATGAGCGCCAGCTGGTGATCAAACTTGATGCCTGGAACGTGTTCGAAGCGCCCTTACTGGCCGAACTGTACCCCGAAGTGCCGAGGGTCTTCCTGTATCGCGACCCACTGGAGATCGTTGTCTCGCAGTTGCGCCAGGCTGGCATGCACCGGGTGCCGGGCCTGCTTGGCGCTTCGGCGCTGGACACCTTGTTGGGCAGCGGCAAGGGCATGGACACGGTGCAATACACCTGCCGGGTGGTAGGCGAGATCCTCAAGGCCGGCCTGCAGCTATGCCGGGAACACGGCGGCATTGCCGTCAACTACAGTGAACTGCCTGAGGCCATCTGGGGGCGCCTGGCCCCAGTGTTCGGGGTGATGCCCAGCGATGTGCCGAGGTTGCGTGAAGTGGCAGCGTTCGATGCCAAGCAACCAGGCATGAACTTCAGTGCTGACAGCCAGCGCAAGCGGGCACAAGCCAGCGAGCAAGTACTTGAAGGTGTGCGTAAATGGGCGCTAGAACCCTATAAGTGCTTGGAATTCATACGCTTGCATAACGCCTGA
- a CDS encoding aspartyl/asparaginyl beta-hydroxylase domain-containing protein, with amino-acid sequence MSEVSLPLCSRLPLAMDLPALLQALARVEAGAWQAHFNRGYHEGDWSGVALVSAEDAPVPLAPGRGAPVRQDWWRHETAWQAALGPFRASLQAARLLRLGEGARIHEHRDPDLGRPGGCLRLHVPLLSPPGVEFIVDGLQVPMQAGECWFVDLSRAHRVHNPGPGERIHLVLDCLADNWLLGLIEQGRALTPALSPGRAVQAFERFREQVAHAPALAARLQALDDPRAFMAAAIALGATMGLVFSEAEVLSAMRQGKQAWSDQWRI; translated from the coding sequence ATGAGCGAAGTCTCGCTGCCGCTATGTTCCCGACTGCCTCTTGCCATGGACCTGCCGGCATTGCTGCAGGCTTTGGCACGGGTGGAGGCAGGGGCCTGGCAGGCGCATTTCAACCGCGGTTATCACGAGGGCGACTGGAGCGGTGTGGCGCTGGTCAGTGCCGAGGATGCTCCTGTGCCGCTTGCACCGGGCCGGGGCGCGCCCGTGAGGCAGGACTGGTGGCGCCATGAGACGGCGTGGCAGGCCGCGCTGGGGCCATTTCGCGCATCCCTGCAGGCCGCACGTCTGCTGCGCCTGGGCGAGGGCGCGCGGATTCACGAGCACCGCGACCCGGACCTGGGTCGCCCTGGAGGCTGCCTGCGCCTGCATGTGCCACTGCTGAGCCCACCTGGTGTTGAATTTATCGTCGACGGCCTGCAGGTCCCCATGCAGGCTGGCGAGTGCTGGTTCGTTGACCTGTCACGTGCGCATCGGGTGCACAACCCCGGCCCCGGTGAGCGTATCCACCTGGTGCTCGACTGCTTGGCCGACAACTGGCTGCTCGGGTTGATCGAACAGGGGCGGGCACTAACCCCGGCATTGAGCCCGGGGCGGGCAGTGCAGGCATTCGAGCGCTTTCGTGAGCAAGTGGCGCATGCCCCTGCACTGGCAGCCAGGCTGCAGGCGCTGGACGATCCACGGGCATTCATGGCCGCGGCCATTGCCCTCGGTGCAACCATGGGCCTGGTGTTTTCCGAAGCCGAAGTGCTGAGTGCCATGCGCCAAGGCAAGCAAGCATGGAGCGATCAATGGCGAATCTGA
- the gabP gene encoding GABA permease, whose protein sequence is MNTVGTDGNLAQGFKPRHVTMLSIAGIIGAGLFVGSGHAIAAAGPATIVSYFVAGTLVVLVMRMLGEMAVAHPDTGSFSTYADQAIGRWAGYTIGWLYWWFWVLVIPIEALAAGHVLNAWFPQVDSWIFALASVLLLACTNLFSVAKYGEFEFWFAILKVTAILCFIGLGFAALMGWLPNREVSGLSGLMSAYGGFAPNGWSAVIGAFITVMFSFIGTEAVTIAASESSDPSRNIAKATRSVIWRISTFYILSIFVIISIVPWNDPQLAVVGSYQRALEIMNIPNAAFMVDLVVLVAVTSCMNSSIYIASRMMYSLAKRGDAPAFLNKTSKVGVPRAAVFGSTLIGAAIAILNYFAPKGVFEFLLASSGAIALLVYMVIAISQLRMRRRLERENAELKFRMWLFPWLTWAVIIFIGGALAVMMYTPEHRVEVTATLSLAIFISFLGIVTARGHERQAAGVRSLG, encoded by the coding sequence ATGAACACCGTGGGAACTGATGGCAACCTTGCACAAGGTTTCAAGCCACGTCATGTAACGATGCTGTCCATCGCGGGCATCATCGGCGCCGGTCTTTTCGTCGGCTCCGGGCACGCCATCGCGGCAGCCGGGCCAGCCACCATTGTTTCTTACTTCGTGGCCGGGACCCTGGTGGTGCTGGTCATGCGCATGCTCGGCGAAATGGCCGTGGCGCACCCCGACACCGGTTCGTTCTCCACCTATGCCGACCAGGCCATCGGCCGCTGGGCCGGCTACACCATCGGCTGGCTGTACTGGTGGTTCTGGGTGCTGGTGATCCCGATCGAAGCACTGGCCGCCGGGCATGTGCTCAACGCCTGGTTCCCACAGGTGGACAGCTGGATCTTCGCCCTCGCTTCCGTACTGCTACTGGCGTGCACCAACCTGTTCAGCGTGGCCAAGTACGGTGAGTTCGAGTTCTGGTTCGCCATTCTCAAAGTCACGGCAATCCTTTGTTTCATCGGCTTGGGCTTTGCGGCCCTGATGGGCTGGTTGCCCAACCGCGAAGTCAGCGGGTTGAGTGGGTTGATGAGCGCCTACGGCGGCTTTGCGCCCAACGGCTGGTCTGCCGTGATTGGTGCATTCATCACCGTGATGTTCAGCTTCATCGGCACCGAAGCGGTGACCATTGCCGCCTCCGAATCCAGCGACCCGTCGCGTAACATCGCCAAGGCCACGCGCTCGGTGATCTGGCGCATCAGTACCTTCTACATCCTGTCGATCTTCGTGATCATCTCGATCGTGCCGTGGAACGACCCACAGCTTGCGGTGGTGGGTTCTTACCAGCGGGCGCTGGAAATCATGAACATCCCCAATGCCGCCTTCATGGTCGACCTGGTGGTGCTGGTGGCCGTGACCAGCTGCATGAACTCGTCGATCTATATCGCTTCGCGGATGATGTACTCACTGGCCAAGCGCGGTGATGCACCGGCCTTCCTCAACAAGACCTCAAAGGTCGGCGTGCCACGCGCTGCCGTGTTCGGCAGCACCCTGATCGGCGCGGCCATCGCCATCCTCAACTACTTCGCACCCAAGGGTGTGTTCGAGTTCCTGCTGGCCAGCTCCGGCGCCATTGCGCTGCTGGTTTACATGGTCATCGCCATCTCCCAGCTGCGCATGCGCCGCCGCCTGGAGCGTGAAAACGCGGAACTGAAATTCCGCATGTGGCTGTTCCCTTGGCTGACCTGGGCGGTGATCATTTTCATTGGCGGGGCGCTGGCGGTGATGATGTATACGCCCGAGCACCGGGTGGAGGTGACCGCTACATTGAGCCTGGCGATCTTCATTTCCTTCCTTGGCATCGTCACCGCGCGCGGTCATGAGCGACAGGCGGCGGGGGTGCGCTCGCTCGGTTGA
- a CDS encoding phage tail protein, translating into MDPFLGEIKMFAGNFAPRGWAFCQGQLMSIAQNNALFALLGTTYGGDGKTTFALPDLRGRGPIGFGTGPGLADVVQGEAGGVNDVTLLQSNMPMQQAVIPAQTVSVAIPAVEGDANAAAPSSGNVLAKSFDSSGAGAAADIYSSDVPNTSLKPFNVTVPQTSVNLGGASLPVSVQNPYLGMNFIIALEGIFPSRN; encoded by the coding sequence ATGGATCCGTTTCTCGGTGAGATCAAGATGTTCGCAGGCAACTTCGCGCCTCGCGGTTGGGCATTCTGCCAAGGTCAGCTGATGAGCATTGCCCAGAACAACGCTTTGTTCGCGCTGCTTGGCACTACGTATGGCGGCGATGGCAAGACCACTTTCGCCCTGCCAGACCTGCGCGGTCGCGGGCCAATCGGTTTCGGCACCGGGCCAGGCCTGGCCGATGTGGTGCAGGGCGAAGCTGGCGGTGTCAACGATGTCACGCTGTTGCAGTCGAACATGCCGATGCAGCAGGCGGTGATCCCTGCCCAGACCGTTTCGGTGGCCATACCGGCGGTGGAGGGCGATGCCAACGCTGCGGCACCTTCGTCTGGCAACGTGCTGGCCAAGTCTTTTGACAGTTCGGGGGCAGGGGCGGCGGCGGATATCTATTCCAGTGACGTGCCCAACACCAGCCTCAAGCCGTTCAACGTCACGGTGCCTCAAACCAGCGTTAACCTGGGTGGTGCCTCGCTACCTGTTTCTGTGCAAAACCCCTACCTGGGCATGAACTTCATCATCGCCCTGGAAGGCATCTTCCCGAGCCGTAACTGA
- a CDS encoding GNAT family N-acetyltransferase, with the protein MSTSEVLLRPVADADQVFLRALYGTTRAAEMAALAWDQATIEHFLDQQWRAQHLHYQAQYPDACFLIIETANERIGRASLQWADSHLQIIDMAILPAWQGQGIGSRLLRQWLAQADRQGLSAGLHVTSHSPAVRLYRRSGFAVVEDNGLYLKMHRS; encoded by the coding sequence ATGTCGACCTCTGAAGTGCTTCTCCGCCCCGTGGCGGACGCTGACCAAGTGTTTCTGCGTGCCTTGTACGGTACCACCCGGGCCGCCGAAATGGCCGCGCTGGCGTGGGACCAGGCAACGATCGAGCATTTTCTCGACCAGCAGTGGCGTGCCCAGCACTTGCATTACCAGGCGCAGTACCCCGACGCCTGCTTTCTGATCATCGAAACCGCCAACGAACGTATCGGCCGTGCTTCCCTGCAATGGGCCGACAGTCACCTGCAGATCATTGATATGGCAATTTTGCCCGCCTGGCAGGGACAGGGTATCGGCTCTCGTCTGCTGCGCCAGTGGCTGGCACAGGCTGACCGCCAGGGCCTGAGCGCCGGTTTGCACGTCACTTCGCACAGCCCGGCAGTGCGCCTGTATCGGCGCAGTGGCTTCGCGGTTGTCGAGGACAATGGTCTGTACCTGAAGATGCATCGTTCCTGA